Proteins co-encoded in one Oscillospiraceae bacterium genomic window:
- the rpsF gene encoding 30S ribosomal protein S6 translates to MANYEYVLVIDPEIGEEAVAAMVDKFKTLITDNGEMTAIDEWGKRRLAYKINYKSEGYYVLYTFSTDKMDFVAELERVSKITESVLRWLVVRKDV, encoded by the coding sequence GTGGCTAATTATGAGTATGTACTCGTGATCGACCCTGAGATCGGCGAAGAAGCAGTCGCGGCGATGGTGGACAAGTTTAAGACCTTGATCACCGACAACGGCGAAATGACTGCGATTGACGAGTGGGGCAAGCGTCGCCTTGCTTACAAAATCAATTACAAGTCCGAAGGGTATTACGTGCTGTATACATTCTCGACCGACAAAATGGATTTTGTCGCCGAGCTTGAGCGTGTCAGCAAGATCACAGAGAGCGTCCTGCGTTGGCTTGTTGTCAGAAAGGACGTTTAA
- the ssb gene encoding single-stranded DNA-binding protein, whose protein sequence is MLNTVVLMGRLADKPELRKTSSDISVTSFTIAIDKAYSKQGQDRQTNWIDCVAWRQTADFITNYFDKGSMIAVTGSLQTRTYTDKNGNNRKAVEVVVDNASFCGSKRESGAPSGNAPEASGNFGAPQTFSNGSDSDFEEVGTDDDLPF, encoded by the coding sequence ATGCTGAATACCGTTGTTTTGATGGGACGGCTCGCCGATAAACCTGAATTGCGCAAGACCTCGAGCGACATCTCGGTCACCAGCTTTACGATTGCAATCGATAAGGCATATTCCAAACAGGGTCAGGATCGCCAGACCAACTGGATCGACTGTGTGGCTTGGCGTCAGACCGCTGATTTTATCACGAACTACTTTGACAAAGGAAGCATGATCGCCGTCACCGGCTCACTGCAGACCCGCACTTATACCGATAAAAACGGTAACAACCGCAAGGCGGTTGAGGTCGTCGTGGATAACGCCTCATTCTGCGGAAGCAAACGCGAATCGGGCGCTCCGTCCGGAAACGCCCCCGAGGCGTCCGGGAATTTCGGCGCACCCCAGACCTTCTCGAACGGCTCTGACAGCGATTTCGAGGAAGTCGGCACCGACGACGATCTTCCATTCTAA
- the rpsR gene encoding 30S ribosomal protein S18, with amino-acid sequence MERSERSSSPYKNRKQHKKVCQFCVDRAGGIIDYKDIAKLRRFLSDRSKILPRRVTGTCAVHQRALTQAVKRARHLALLPYMSD; translated from the coding sequence ATGGAAAGGTCAGAAAGATCTTCTTCACCCTATAAGAACCGGAAACAGCACAAGAAGGTCTGCCAGTTCTGCGTGGACAGAGCGGGCGGTATCATCGACTATAAAGACATTGCAAAGTTGAGAAGATTTCTCTCGGATCGCTCCAAGATCCTGCCCCGCCGCGTGACCGGCACCTGTGCCGTTCACCAGCGCGCCCTGACCCAAGCCGTCAAGCGCGCACGCCATCTGGCGCTGCTGCCCTACATGAGCGACTAG
- a CDS encoding dihydroorotase, with translation MDFILSGGSVFTNGSLKPMNLAVSDGRISTISPQPVSPEGKTVFSTESAFVLPGLTDVHVHLREPGFLYKETMKTGTTAAAKGGYTTVCAMPNLSPCPDTVSHLAEVLAPIRSDAKIHVLPYGTLTLGQAGRVQSQMAGMQPWVFAFSDDGKGVQNEDMMRQVLTEAKRINALVCAHCEDNALVKNGAIHDGAYAKKHGIAGISSESEWRPIERDLALVRETGARYHICHVSCKESVALIRKAKAEGLPVTCETAPHYLILTQDDLKDDGAFKMNPPLREKSDRAALIEGLLDGTIDVIATDHAPHAAHEKTQGLRGSLMGIVGLETALPLLYTELVKKGILTFEKLMALLHDNAFKLFGLGSNLEVGAPADLTVIDPNCKTIINPAEFASMGKSTPFAGREVYGKVRMTAVGGEIVWKERDFG, from the coding sequence ATGGACTTTATCCTCTCCGGCGGTAGCGTGTTTACGAACGGATCGCTGAAACCGATGAATCTTGCGGTTTCCGACGGCCGCATTTCAACCATTTCCCCGCAACCCGTTTCGCCCGAAGGGAAAACCGTTTTTTCAACTGAATCAGCGTTTGTATTACCCGGTCTCACAGATGTTCATGTGCATCTGAGAGAGCCGGGTTTTTTGTATAAAGAGACCATGAAAACCGGCACGACGGCAGCCGCGAAGGGCGGATATACCACCGTCTGCGCGATGCCGAACCTCTCGCCGTGCCCCGACACCGTTTCGCATCTGGCCGAAGTGCTTGCCCCGATTCGCAGTGACGCCAAAATTCATGTGCTGCCTTACGGCACGCTGACGCTCGGACAAGCCGGGCGGGTGCAGTCACAGATGGCGGGGATGCAGCCGTGGGTGTTCGCCTTCTCCGACGACGGCAAGGGCGTGCAGAACGAAGACATGATGCGGCAAGTGCTGACCGAGGCCAAACGGATCAATGCGCTGGTCTGCGCCCACTGCGAAGATAACGCCCTTGTGAAAAACGGCGCGATTCACGACGGGGCCTATGCGAAAAAACACGGAATTGCGGGTATCAGCTCCGAGAGCGAGTGGAGACCAATCGAACGCGATTTAGCACTGGTAAGAGAGACCGGTGCACGTTATCATATCTGCCACGTCTCGTGCAAAGAGAGCGTCGCACTGATCCGCAAAGCCAAAGCCGAGGGGCTTCCGGTGACCTGCGAGACCGCGCCGCACTATTTGATTTTAACGCAAGACGATTTAAAAGACGACGGCGCGTTCAAGATGAATCCGCCGCTGCGCGAAAAATCCGACCGCGCGGCGTTGATCGAGGGGCTTTTGGACGGTACGATTGATGTGATTGCCACCGACCACGCACCGCACGCCGCACACGAAAAGACACAGGGGCTGCGGGGCAGTTTGATGGGCATTGTCGGGCTTGAGACCGCGCTGCCGCTGCTCTACACCGAATTGGTCAAAAAGGGCATCCTGACTTTTGAAAAACTGATGGCTTTATTGCACGATAACGCGTTTAAATTATTCGGACTGGGTTCGAATTTGGAAGTCGGCGCACCGGCGGATTTGACGGTGATCGACCCGAATTGCAAAACCATCATCAACCCTGCCGAATTTGCAAGCATGGGCAAAAGCACGCCGTTTGCAGGTCGCGAAGTGTACGGAAAAGTGCGCATGACGGCGGTCGGCGGCGAGATCGTGTGGAAGGAGCGTGATTTCGGATGA
- a CDS encoding dihydroorotate dehydrogenase electron transfer subunit, translated as MNDRICVVAGNYPIARDVFRMKLICPEHGFTAPGQFLNIRIDGLYLRRPISICDWDEESVDIIYKVIGKGTEALSRMASGDELSALLPLGNGFDINRCGQKPLLIGGGVGTPPLYGLAKALIAQGKKPIAVLGFNNAEDAMLVKEFEALGVPVRVTTVDGTMGKKGFVTDAVKGLDYTDYCACGPEPMLKAVFKACPVDGQLSFEARMACGFGACMGCSCETKSGSKRICKDGPVLLKEDLLW; from the coding sequence ATGAATGACCGGATTTGTGTGGTCGCGGGGAATTACCCGATTGCGCGCGACGTCTTTCGAATGAAGTTGATTTGCCCGGAACACGGCTTCACCGCGCCGGGGCAATTTTTGAACATCCGAATCGACGGGCTATACTTACGCAGACCGATCTCAATCTGCGATTGGGACGAAGAGAGCGTCGATATCATCTATAAAGTGATCGGAAAAGGCACCGAAGCATTGAGCAGAATGGCGTCGGGCGACGAACTCTCGGCATTACTGCCGCTCGGAAACGGATTTGACATTAATCGCTGCGGGCAAAAACCGCTCTTGATCGGCGGGGGTGTCGGAACGCCGCCGCTTTACGGGCTGGCTAAAGCGTTAATCGCACAGGGCAAAAAACCGATTGCGGTGTTGGGTTTCAACAATGCCGAAGACGCGATGCTGGTCAAAGAATTTGAGGCATTAGGCGTTCCGGTACGGGTCACGACGGTCGACGGCACAATGGGGAAAAAGGGCTTTGTCACCGACGCGGTGAAAGGGTTGGACTACACCGATTACTGCGCGTGCGGACCGGAACCGATGCTGAAAGCGGTTTTTAAGGCCTGTCCGGTCGACGGGCAGCTGAGCTTTGAGGCGCGTATGGCCTGCGGATTCGGCGCGTGCATGGGGTGCAGCTGCGAGACCAAAAGCGGCTCGAAGCGCATCTGCAAGGACGGTCCGGTGTTACTGAAAGAGGACTTGCTATGGTAG
- a CDS encoding dihydroorotate dehydrogenase translates to MVDISVNLAGLRLDNPVIPASGVFGFGAEYAPLYDLNVLGSIAFKGTTQEPRFGNPGPRIAECPAGMLNAVGLQNPGVEKVISEELPKLFEIYKKPVIANVSGFSIDEYVCCCKALDEVEQVGILEVNISCPNVHGGGMSFGTDPKAAAQVTKAVKAVTKKPVFIKLTPNVTDITEIAKAVEAEGADGVSLINTLLGMRIDLNRRKPVLANVTGGYSGPGVFPVAVRMVYQVYKAVKIPIIGMGGISSAEDVIEMMLAGAAAVQIGSANLVDPLICPKIIADLPSVMAKYRIERLTDIIGGINL, encoded by the coding sequence ATGGTAGACATCAGCGTAAATCTGGCGGGGCTGCGGCTCGATAATCCGGTCATTCCGGCCAGCGGGGTGTTCGGGTTCGGCGCTGAATATGCGCCGTTATATGATTTGAACGTCCTCGGGTCGATCGCTTTCAAGGGAACGACTCAAGAGCCGCGCTTCGGCAACCCCGGGCCGCGTATCGCCGAGTGTCCGGCGGGCATGTTAAACGCGGTCGGACTGCAAAATCCCGGTGTCGAAAAAGTGATCTCTGAGGAACTGCCGAAACTGTTTGAAATATATAAAAAACCCGTGATCGCCAATGTCAGCGGGTTTTCCATCGACGAATATGTCTGCTGCTGCAAGGCGCTGGACGAAGTAGAGCAGGTAGGGATTTTAGAAGTCAACATCAGCTGCCCGAACGTCCACGGCGGCGGGATGAGTTTCGGCACCGACCCGAAAGCGGCGGCGCAGGTCACCAAGGCGGTCAAGGCGGTCACGAAAAAGCCGGTATTTATCAAACTAACACCCAATGTCACCGACATCACGGAGATCGCAAAAGCGGTCGAAGCCGAGGGCGCTGACGGCGTGTCGTTAATCAACACGCTGCTCGGGATGCGGATTGACCTGAACCGCAGAAAACCGGTTTTGGCCAACGTCACCGGCGGCTATTCGGGGCCGGGTGTGTTTCCGGTGGCGGTGCGGATGGTCTACCAGGTGTACAAAGCCGTCAAAATCCCGATCATCGGCATGGGCGGAATCTCAAGCGCCGAAGACGTGATCGAGATGATGCTCGCGGGGGCAGCCGCAGTGCAGATCGGCTCGGCGAATCTGGTCGATCCCTTGATCTGCCCGAAAATTATCGCAGACCTGCCGTCGGTCATGGCCAAATACCGGATTGAACGGCTCACAGATATCATAGGAGGTATAAACTTATGA
- the pyrF gene encoding orotidine-5'-phosphate decarboxylase, with protein MNRDIIIACDFSSTAQTISFLNRFGNERPYVKIGMELFYAEGPAIVRALKARGHRIFLDLKLHDIPTTVKKTMRVLSELGADMINLHAGGGRAMMEAALDGLEGFSGPRPLIIGVTMLTSTSQESMREELYIERPLPEVVIGYSKHCKDSGLDGVVCSPLEAAGVHAACGNGFLTVTPGIRFAEESVGDQVRVMDPAGARAAGSDFIVVGRSITQAGDPAAAWRRCKHDFLEV; from the coding sequence ATGAACAGGGACATCATCATCGCATGCGATTTCAGCAGCACGGCGCAGACCATTTCGTTTTTAAACCGCTTCGGCAACGAGCGGCCCTATGTCAAGATCGGCATGGAGCTGTTTTACGCCGAGGGTCCGGCCATTGTGCGGGCTTTAAAGGCGCGCGGACACCGGATTTTCCTCGATTTGAAGCTGCACGATATTCCTACTACGGTCAAAAAGACCATGCGGGTGCTGTCGGAACTCGGCGCGGATATGATTAACTTGCATGCAGGCGGCGGCCGTGCCATGATGGAGGCTGCGCTCGATGGGCTGGAAGGTTTTTCGGGGCCGCGTCCGCTGATCATCGGCGTGACCATGCTGACCTCGACCAGTCAGGAGAGCATGCGGGAAGAACTCTATATCGAACGGCCTCTGCCCGAGGTCGTCATCGGCTATTCGAAGCACTGCAAGGATTCGGGTCTGGACGGCGTGGTCTGCTCTCCGCTGGAAGCAGCCGGCGTACATGCGGCCTGCGGAAACGGCTTTTTGACCGTGACGCCGGGCATCCGTTTCGCCGAGGAGTCGGTGGGCGATCAGGTGCGCGTCATGGATCCGGCGGGCGCACGGGCGGCGGGTTCGGATTTCATCGTCGTCGGGCGCTCAATCACGCAAGCGGGGGATCCTGCGGCGGCTTGGCGGCGCTGTAAACACGACTTTTTAGAGGTATAA
- the pyrE gene encoding orotate phosphoribosyltransferase: MNVIKEEIARGLLSIGAVFFRPEEPFIWASGIKSPVYCDNRLILTAPEVRNIVESALAGMIKENYSDVQALFGTSTAGIAHAAIIGHLTGLPMGYVRGEAKTHGRNNKIEGRLEPGQKVVVVEDLISTAGSAIETAESLREAGAEVLGIASIFTYGMKKGTEKLAAAGLKNVSLLDFDTIAQVAAQEGYIIPGDVNRLLAFRDNPADENWIKVIK, translated from the coding sequence ATGAATGTCATCAAAGAGGAGATCGCACGCGGGCTGCTGTCGATCGGTGCGGTGTTTTTCCGGCCCGAAGAGCCGTTTATCTGGGCCAGCGGCATCAAGAGTCCGGTCTACTGTGACAATCGGCTGATTCTGACCGCGCCCGAAGTGCGGAATATCGTCGAATCCGCACTGGCCGGAATGATCAAAGAAAACTATTCGGATGTGCAGGCGCTCTTCGGCACCAGCACCGCCGGAATCGCCCACGCGGCCATCATCGGCCATCTGACCGGGCTGCCGATGGGCTATGTACGCGGCGAGGCCAAGACCCACGGGCGCAACAATAAGATCGAAGGGCGGCTGGAACCGGGGCAGAAAGTGGTCGTCGTCGAGGATTTGATCTCAACCGCAGGCAGCGCAATCGAGACGGCGGAATCGCTGCGGGAAGCGGGTGCGGAAGTGCTCGGCATCGCAAGCATCTTCACCTACGGCATGAAAAAAGGCACGGAAAAACTGGCGGCGGCGGGATTGAAAAACGTCAGCCTGCTCGATTTTGACACAATCGCGCAGGTAGCTGCACAGGAGGGCTATATCATTCCCGGGGACGTGAACCGCCTGCTGGCTTTTCGCGATAATCCCGCCGATGAGAATTGGATAAAGGTGATCAAATGA
- the pyrB gene encoding aspartate carbamoyltransferase, with amino-acid sequence MNSLIDILDLSTAEIENLLDTADDIIAHPAAYSERCHGKKLATLFFEPSTRTRLSFEAAMYELGGNVLGFSEANSSSASKGESVADTVRTVGCYADIIAMRHPKEGAPLVASLKAGVPVINAGDGGHNHPTQTLTDLLTIRREKGRLGGLTVGLCGDLKFGRTVHSLIGAMSRYENVRFVLISPPELTIPEYLRQEVLEKNHIEYLETADLESVIGTLDVLYMTRVQRERFFNEADYVRLKDSYILTCEKLERAQEDLCILHPLPRVNEISVEVDDDPRARYFKQVLNGKYVRMALILRLLGL; translated from the coding sequence ATGAACAGTTTGATTGATATTTTAGACCTCAGCACCGCTGAAATCGAGAATTTGCTCGACACGGCGGACGATATTATCGCCCATCCGGCGGCCTATTCGGAACGCTGCCACGGCAAAAAACTGGCGACGCTGTTTTTCGAGCCATCGACCCGCACGCGGCTGAGTTTCGAGGCGGCGATGTATGAATTGGGCGGCAATGTGCTGGGATTTTCCGAGGCGAACAGCTCCTCGGCCTCCAAGGGCGAGAGCGTGGCCGATACGGTGCGCACGGTCGGCTGCTACGCCGACATCATCGCGATGCGCCATCCCAAAGAGGGTGCGCCGCTCGTCGCCTCACTGAAGGCCGGTGTGCCGGTGATCAACGCCGGGGACGGCGGACACAACCACCCGACCCAAACGCTGACCGACCTGCTGACGATCCGGCGTGAAAAAGGGCGGCTCGGCGGCTTGACCGTCGGGCTCTGCGGCGATTTGAAATTCGGGCGCACCGTGCATTCGCTGATCGGCGCGATGTCGCGCTATGAAAACGTCAGATTCGTCTTGATTTCGCCGCCGGAACTGACCATTCCCGAATATCTGCGGCAGGAAGTACTTGAGAAGAACCATATCGAATACCTTGAAACCGCCGATTTGGAGAGCGTAATCGGGACGCTGGATGTGCTATATATGACACGGGTGCAGCGTGAGCGATTTTTCAACGAGGCCGACTATGTGCGGCTCAAAGACAGCTACATTTTGACCTGCGAAAAACTCGAGCGTGCGCAGGAAGATTTATGTATTCTCCATCCGCTTCCCAGGGTCAACGAGATTTCGGTTGAGGTCGACGACGACCCGCGCGCCCGCTACTTCAAACAGGTGCTGAACGGGAAATATGTGCGAATGGCGCTGATTCTGAGGTTATTGGGACTTTAA
- a CDS encoding aspartate carbamoyltransferase regulatory subunit, whose product MIVNPITDGIVLDHIKAGRAMEIYNVLNLGRLDCTVAIILNADSQKMGKKDILKICQPIDLNLDVLGYLDPGITVTYIADGKKVKQVHLELPDRVSGVIACKNPRCITSTEQELPHVFKLTDREKGIYRCVYCETKAK is encoded by the coding sequence ATGATTGTCAATCCGATCACCGACGGCATTGTACTTGACCACATCAAGGCCGGTCGGGCCATGGAAATTTACAATGTGCTGAATCTGGGCCGGCTCGACTGCACGGTGGCGATTATTTTAAATGCCGATAGCCAAAAGATGGGCAAAAAGGATATTTTAAAAATCTGTCAGCCGATCGATTTAAATCTTGATGTGCTGGGGTATCTCGACCCGGGCATCACCGTCACCTATATCGCCGACGGCAAAAAGGTCAAACAGGTGCATTTGGAGCTGCCGGACCGTGTCAGCGGCGTGATTGCCTGCAAAAATCCGCGCTGCATCACCTCGACGGAACAGGAACTGCCGCATGTGTTCAAGCTGACCGACCGTGAAAAGGGCATTTACCGCTGTGTGTATTGTGAAACCAAGGCGAAATAA
- a CDS encoding sialidase family protein has product MRADLFWGFKPYTRPDEMAKALLPYIVRLAPEKDALELEWFDKGDNGSHILKWRERGTETWKEQPAATSVLRIEGLLYEHEYEVTISREDGTCGNVRLVMTGGAPANGVTVNYLHPEDTQYAFSGRFLCSPSIVKLPSGALLASMDLFEGHGCQNLELIFRSDDRGKTWRYLTDIFPCFWGKLFMHNGRLFLMGCATENGDVVIGASDDEGETWGAPTHLFRGSGMSIHNGWQFCPSPVIIHQGRIWIAADFGSWEERGGFTNCLMSAPADSDLLDPKNWVCSDFSQDQYDADWVKKGAPKRSNPKGMLEASPVVAKDGGIVCVIRIGLVGCQPEYGVGVLLRGDPDNPEKPLTVERFVEMPSGSNSRSHVVYDEKSKQYIAAGNICVNPQTPGQRNVLALEASPDLIHWRVLKILIDHRDEDPKDVGFQYPTFIIDGDDILLVSRTALHGADNFHNANMTTFHVIENFRGLL; this is encoded by the coding sequence ATGAGAGCGGATTTATTTTGGGGATTTAAACCTTATACACGGCCGGATGAAATGGCCAAAGCGCTGCTGCCGTATATCGTACGGCTGGCGCCCGAAAAGGACGCTTTGGAGTTGGAGTGGTTCGATAAAGGCGACAACGGCAGCCACATTTTAAAATGGCGGGAACGCGGAACCGAGACGTGGAAAGAACAGCCCGCGGCAACCTCCGTGCTGCGTATCGAGGGGCTTTTATATGAACACGAATATGAGGTCACGATTTCGCGCGAAGACGGAACCTGCGGCAATGTGCGTTTGGTTATGACCGGCGGCGCACCCGCAAACGGCGTCACCGTGAATTATCTGCACCCCGAGGACACGCAGTATGCCTTTTCCGGGCGTTTTCTGTGCAGCCCGTCGATTGTAAAATTACCGTCGGGCGCATTATTGGCGTCGATGGATCTGTTTGAGGGTCACGGCTGCCAAAACCTCGAGTTGATTTTCCGCTCGGATGACCGGGGCAAGACCTGGCGCTATTTGACCGATATTTTCCCCTGCTTCTGGGGCAAGCTGTTTATGCACAACGGGCGGCTGTTTCTGATGGGCTGCGCCACCGAAAACGGCGACGTCGTGATCGGCGCGTCGGACGATGAGGGCGAAACCTGGGGCGCGCCGACGCATCTGTTTCGGGGCAGCGGCATGTCGATTCACAACGGCTGGCAGTTTTGCCCGTCGCCGGTGATCATTCATCAAGGCCGCATCTGGATCGCGGCGGATTTCGGCAGCTGGGAAGAACGCGGCGGATTCACGAACTGCCTGATGAGCGCACCCGCAGACAGCGATTTGCTCGACCCGAAAAACTGGGTCTGTTCCGATTTTTCGCAGGATCAATACGATGCCGATTGGGTGAAAAAAGGCGCGCCGAAGCGCAGCAATCCGAAAGGGATGCTTGAGGCCAGCCCCGTGGTCGCAAAAGACGGCGGGATCGTCTGTGTGATCCGCATCGGATTGGTCGGCTGTCAGCCGGAATACGGTGTCGGCGTGCTGTTGCGCGGCGATCCCGACAATCCCGAAAAACCGCTGACAGTCGAGCGGTTTGTCGAGATGCCGAGCGGTTCCAACAGCCGAAGCCACGTCGTTTATGATGAAAAGAGCAAACAATACATCGCGGCGGGCAACATCTGCGTAAATCCCCAAACCCCGGGACAGCGCAATGTGCTTGCGCTGGAGGCCTCGCCCGATTTGATTCATTGGCGCGTGTTGAAAATCCTGATCGACCACCGGGACGAAGACCCGAAGGACGTGGGATTCCAATACCCGACTTTCATCATCGATGGCGACGATATTTTGCTCGTGTCGCGCACGGCGCTGCACGGCGCGGACAATTTCCACAACGCCAATATGACGACATTCCATGTCATTGAAAATTTCAGAGGGCTTTTATGA